One genomic segment of Clostridium estertheticum subsp. estertheticum includes these proteins:
- a CDS encoding helix-turn-helix domain-containing protein, translating into MTIVDRLKKFKSELGLENNKEMATLLKIGESFYSSIESGKKPVSKNVLQRLVVLSKLPEEYWKYGITDEVELIEKREEFKCLKDAINQLSNIGLLKSGSKDFSSSVEEVLIAAMKADVTHILEKQKIKKEAIKED; encoded by the coding sequence TTGACAATAGTTGATAGATTAAAAAAATTTAAAAGCGAATTAGGCTTAGAGAACAATAAAGAAATGGCTACTCTATTAAAAATAGGTGAATCATTTTACAGTTCAATTGAGAGTGGTAAGAAGCCAGTGAGCAAAAACGTTTTACAGAGATTAGTAGTTTTATCTAAGCTTCCTGAGGAATATTGGAAATATGGAATAACTGATGAAGTGGAACTAATAGAAAAAAGAGAAGAGTTTAAATGTTTAAAGGATGCCATAAATCAATTAAGCAATATTGGGTTATTAAAAAGCGGTAGTAAAGATTTTAGTTCTTCTGTTGAAGAAGTTTTAATTGCTGCAATGAAAGCAGATGTGACACATATATTAGAAAAGCAAAAAATAAAAAAAGAAGCTATTAAGGAGGATTAA
- a CDS encoding MBL fold metallo-hydrolase: MKIQLIRHATLIVSVNNKRILVDPVLSEAGSMVPIENVPNQNYNPLVALPIDIDNITNCDAIIVTHTHRDHFDEAAAKLLSKNIPVFCQPEDEIKLQSYGFIDVHPINTTFIWNDIVFNRTNGKHGHDELAIKMAPVSGFVMTQCGEPTVYIAGDTVWCKEVEDTIDKFKPDIVVCNCGGAQFDHGEPITMTTQDINELCLRYSNLKVVAVHMEAWNHCRLSRKDLINYININNINTNVLIPQNGQELSFVF; the protein is encoded by the coding sequence TTGAAAATTCAATTAATTCGTCATGCCACCTTAATAGTATCAGTAAATAATAAAAGAATACTTGTAGACCCTGTATTAAGTGAAGCAGGGTCTATGGTTCCTATTGAAAATGTGCCAAATCAAAACTACAATCCATTAGTTGCATTGCCTATAGATATTGATAACATTACTAATTGTGACGCTATAATTGTTACACATACTCATAGAGATCACTTCGACGAGGCAGCAGCAAAATTACTTTCTAAAAACATCCCTGTGTTTTGTCAACCTGAGGATGAAATAAAATTACAATCCTATGGGTTTATTGATGTGCATCCTATTAATACCACTTTTATTTGGAATGATATTGTTTTTAATCGTACAAATGGAAAGCATGGACATGATGAACTTGCTATAAAAATGGCACCAGTATCAGGGTTTGTTATGACCCAATGTGGGGAACCTACTGTTTATATAGCAGGAGATACAGTCTGGTGTAAAGAAGTTGAAGATACAATAGATAAATTCAAGCCTGATATTGTTGTTTGTAATTGTGGTGGTGCACAATTTGATCATGGAGAGCCTATTACCATGACAACACAAGATATAAATGAATTATGTCTTAGATATTCAAATCTAAAGGTTGTTGCTGTACATATGGAAGCATGGAACCATTGCAGACTATCAAGAAAAGATTTAATTAATTATATTAATATCAATAATATTAATACTAATGTTCTTATACCTCAAAACGGACAAGAATTAAGTTTTGTATTTTAA
- a CDS encoding Rqc2 family fibronectin-binding protein — MALDGIFLSSLIEEIKDVIIDCRVDKVNQPEKDQIILSFKKNRKIHKLLISSGANYPRIHFTDFNLENPKQAPIFCMVLRKYLNTATVLDVRQLNSDRLLVIDFKSSDELGFDSMYSLIIEIMGRHSNISLVRTRDNIIMDSIKHVGADVNSFRVLYTGVEYIYPPVSTKLDAFNFEYDEFYKYITTKDIQFTEKFFTGTFTGVSSNLSSELVYRYLNKNADFNLENAKNIYDFTTELFKNMHENKFLAAYAKKGVLKDFHSVELTSLKDCEIEQYDSPSNLIETFYFRKDKHDRLNSKSSNLQKIINTNISRCDKKMRILNATLKDCSTKGTYKLHGELLTANIYSLKKGDKFANLVNYYSDNGEYIKIKLDEHKTPSQNVQYYYKKYNKFKIGEEMALIQMDLTQNELKYLHSVLTNILNVDNYSGIEDIKNELIETEYIKIKKHGKTKKVKPTKPRHFISSDGIDIYVGRNNIQNDLLTLKFANKNDMWLHTKDIPGSHVIIKNIGDIPANTLLEAVNLSAFYSKSQNSSSVPVDYTQVRNVKKPSGAKPGMVIYTTNKTIYVTPVESTLERIE, encoded by the coding sequence ATGGCATTGGATGGAATTTTTTTATCTAGCCTCATTGAGGAAATAAAAGATGTAATCATAGATTGTAGAGTTGATAAAGTAAACCAACCAGAGAAAGATCAAATCATACTAAGTTTCAAGAAAAACAGAAAAATACATAAGTTGCTAATAAGTTCAGGAGCCAATTATCCTAGAATTCACTTTACAGACTTTAACCTAGAGAACCCAAAACAAGCCCCTATATTTTGCATGGTTCTAAGAAAATATTTAAATACAGCCACTGTCTTAGATGTTAGACAACTAAATTCGGATAGGTTACTAGTTATTGACTTTAAAAGCAGTGATGAATTAGGCTTTGATAGTATGTATTCATTAATAATTGAAATAATGGGTAGACATAGTAACATCAGCCTCGTTCGTACGCGAGATAATATAATTATGGATAGCATTAAACATGTTGGCGCAGATGTCAACAGTTTCCGTGTTTTATATACCGGCGTTGAATACATCTATCCACCAGTTTCCACAAAATTAGATGCTTTTAATTTTGAATATGATGAATTCTATAAGTATATAACTACAAAAGATATACAATTTACCGAGAAATTTTTCACAGGTACTTTCACAGGCGTAAGCTCAAACCTTTCCTCCGAACTTGTGTATAGATACCTTAATAAAAATGCAGATTTTAACTTAGAAAACGCTAAAAATATATATGATTTCACAACAGAACTTTTTAAAAACATGCATGAAAATAAATTTTTAGCAGCCTATGCTAAAAAAGGTGTCCTTAAAGATTTTCACTCCGTTGAGCTTACCTCATTAAAAGATTGTGAAATAGAACAATATGATTCACCCTCTAACCTTATAGAGACTTTTTATTTCCGTAAAGATAAACATGATAGGTTAAACTCTAAAAGTTCTAACCTTCAAAAAATAATTAATACCAACATTAGCCGTTGTGACAAGAAAATGAGAATACTTAACGCAACTTTGAAAGATTGTTCCACTAAAGGTACTTATAAATTACACGGCGAACTCCTAACTGCAAATATATACTCACTTAAAAAGGGCGATAAATTTGCAAATCTTGTGAACTATTACAGCGATAATGGTGAATATATTAAAATCAAACTAGATGAACATAAAACTCCATCACAAAATGTCCAATACTATTACAAAAAATATAATAAATTTAAAATAGGCGAGGAAATGGCCTTAATTCAAATGGATCTTACCCAAAATGAATTAAAATATCTTCATTCCGTGCTTACTAATATATTAAATGTAGATAACTATAGTGGAATAGAAGATATTAAAAATGAACTAATAGAAACCGAGTATATTAAAATAAAAAAACACGGTAAAACTAAAAAAGTAAAACCAACCAAACCAAGACACTTCATATCAAGTGATGGAATTGATATTTATGTTGGTAGAAATAATATTCAAAATGATCTTTTAACATTAAAGTTTGCCAATAAAAATGATATGTGGCTCCACACAAAGGATATACCAGGTTCTCATGTTATTATTAAAAACATTGGTGATATCCCAGCAAATACTTTACTTGAAGCTGTGAACTTATCAGCATTTTATAGTAAGTCCCAAAATTCTTCTAGTGTTCCGGTGGATTATACGCAAGTTAGAAATGTAAAGAAACCTTCAGGAGCAAAACCTGGAATGGTTATTTACACAACAAATAAAACCATATATGTAACTCCTGTTGAAAGTACTCTAGAAAGAATAGAATAG
- a CDS encoding Lrp/AsnC family transcriptional regulator, which produces MLDQTDTQILSLLTKNSRMQWQEIGEEVHLTGQAVKNRISKMEKSGVIKNYTVNINPEILGKNLTAFITVFMKTTDHLSFKKYINNNSLVTEAHRISGDGCYILKLTASTQAEIVDFLDEILKYGNYKLNLSIQNIK; this is translated from the coding sequence ATGCTTGACCAAACAGATACTCAAATTTTAAGTCTTCTTACAAAAAATTCACGAATGCAGTGGCAAGAAATTGGTGAAGAAGTTCATTTAACTGGACAAGCAGTTAAAAACAGAATAAGCAAAATGGAAAAATCAGGTGTAATTAAAAATTATACTGTAAATATAAATCCCGAAATACTCGGTAAAAATCTAACCGCTTTTATAACTGTTTTTATGAAAACGACTGACCATTTATCATTTAAAAAATACATAAATAATAATTCATTAGTAACCGAGGCTCACAGAATAAGCGGAGATGGCTGCTATATACTAAAATTAACAGCCTCTACTCAAGCTGAAATTGTAGACTTCTTAGATGAAATTTTAAAATATGGAAATTATAAATTAAACTTATCAATACAAAATATAAAATAG
- the dapF gene encoding diaminopimelate epimerase has translation MNFTKMQGTGNDFIVIEDLEEKYNDLGVLSKKLCDRHYGIGADGILVVRKSTIADIQMIIINADGSYASMCGNGIRCFAKYIFEKKYVLSENIKIETGDGVKLASICVCDGEFKGVTINMGKYNFNPISIPALSSSEIINKKLDTNNKDYYITSLLMGVPHTIVFGKLEDYEVCEGKVIENNSLFPQKTNVNFCEIVDKNRIRVKTWERGAGPTLACGTGSCAAVVAANRLGYTEGKVEVQVPGGILNIEIIKGEVLMEGPAETVFKGQFLTT, from the coding sequence ATAAATTTTACTAAAATGCAGGGAACAGGAAATGATTTTATTGTTATTGAAGATTTAGAGGAAAAATATAATGATCTAGGGGTACTTTCTAAAAAGCTTTGTGATAGGCATTATGGAATAGGTGCTGATGGAATTTTAGTGGTTAGAAAAAGTACTATAGCGGATATTCAGATGATAATTATTAATGCTGATGGTTCTTATGCTTCTATGTGTGGAAACGGTATTAGGTGCTTCGCTAAATATATATTTGAGAAAAAATACGTATTAAGTGAGAACATAAAAATTGAGACCGGTGATGGAGTAAAGCTTGCAAGTATTTGTGTTTGCGATGGAGAGTTCAAAGGTGTTACTATAAATATGGGGAAATATAATTTTAATCCTATAAGCATTCCAGCTTTATCATCTAGCGAAATAATAAATAAGAAGTTAGACACTAATAATAAGGACTATTATATTACATCATTACTTATGGGGGTTCCACATACTATTGTTTTCGGAAAACTTGAAGATTATGAAGTTTGCGAGGGGAAAGTTATTGAGAATAACAGTCTATTTCCGCAGAAAACAAATGTAAATTTTTGTGAAATAGTGGACAAAAACAGGATAAGAGTTAAGACTTGGGAAAGGGGTGCAGGACCGACGCTTGCGTGTGGTACTGGTAGTTGTGCGGCAGTGGTAGCAGCCAATAGATTAGGATATACAGAGGGGAAAGTCGAAGTGCAAGTTCCGGGTGGAATACTTAATATAGAAATTATTAAAGGTGAGGTTTTAATGGAAGGCCCCGCAGAAACTGTTTTTAAAGGACAATTTTTAACGACATAA
- a CDS encoding site-specific integrase produces MEHNITYRQKDKGWQFIISYKDIDNKWKQKSKQGFKTKRDAKPIAEKMLEDLESSIKNNVDVDGANQTFKEVSKMYLKHSNLYKEYNTVKASENTFSKFKCLNSIKIKDIQKIDIQGVVDKLVKEGLKQSTITSHVVRLNTFLKYVKEDLNIIVNLPTEKIKVPKEKNKTNKKALTKPELDKLLNDLINNKFYIVAFIASNTGIRLGEILGLTWNDLDEINLTLDVNKQWKVLEKNKPSTFGTLKSKNSYRTVPISSKTLNALKFYKKNNPTDLKNRIAPFNSASIFKYLNPKLRELADISLHELRHTYATLLIADGMDFKTAAKLLGHDVQETYRTYSHVTSDMLKNAAKRIDKIFK; encoded by the coding sequence TTGGAACATAATATTACTTATAGACAAAAAGACAAAGGTTGGCAATTTATAATAAGTTATAAAGATATTGATAATAAGTGGAAACAGAAAAGCAAGCAAGGCTTTAAAACTAAGAGAGATGCCAAACCTATTGCTGAAAAGATGTTAGAAGATTTAGAGTCTAGCATTAAAAATAATGTAGATGTAGACGGTGCAAATCAAACCTTTAAGGAAGTCTCTAAAATGTATTTAAAGCATAGCAATTTATATAAGGAATATAATACAGTGAAGGCTTCTGAAAATACCTTTTCTAAATTTAAGTGTCTAAATTCTATTAAAATAAAAGATATACAGAAAATTGATATTCAAGGTGTCGTAGATAAATTAGTTAAAGAAGGTTTAAAGCAAAGTACAATTACATCACATGTAGTAAGGTTAAATACTTTTTTAAAATATGTTAAGGAAGATCTAAATATAATTGTAAACTTACCGACCGAAAAAATAAAAGTACCTAAGGAAAAAAATAAAACTAATAAAAAAGCACTTACTAAACCAGAACTTGATAAACTTTTAAATGATTTAATAAACAATAAATTTTATATAGTAGCTTTTATAGCTTCCAATACAGGAATAAGGTTAGGTGAAATACTTGGTCTTACTTGGAATGATCTAGACGAAATAAATCTAACATTAGATGTTAATAAGCAATGGAAGGTACTTGAAAAAAATAAACCCTCTACATTTGGCACATTAAAGAGCAAAAATTCATATAGGACAGTACCAATATCAAGTAAAACATTAAATGCATTAAAATTTTACAAAAAAAATAACCCTACTGATCTTAAGAATAGGATAGCACCATTTAACAGTGCAAGCATTTTTAAATATTTAAATCCTAAGTTGAGAGAACTTGCTGATATTAGCCTACATGAGTTAAGACATACTTATGCAACTTTGTTGATAGCGGATGGGATGGATTTTAAAACAGCTGCTAAGTTGTTGGGGCATGATGTTCAAGAAACTTATAGAACCTATTCCCATGTAACAAGTGATATGCTTAAAAATGCTGCTAAAAGAATAGACAAAATTTTTAAGTAA
- a CDS encoding THUMP domain-containing class I SAM-dependent RNA methyltransferase, with product MTYTLIATTTFGLEAVTAKELKALGYEDLIVENGRVMFEGDEMDIAICNIWLRTAERLFIKMAEFNALSFEELFQGTKAVEWGNLIPEEGKMHIVGKSVKSQLHSVPDCQSIVKKAVVESMKKKYDKEWFTEEGPVYKIEVSVLRDVVTLSIDTSGVGLHKRGYREYAGEAPLKETLAAALVLISKWDSTRVLADPLCGSGTIAIEAALIAKNMAPGVNREFVSETWPSMDKDVWEQVRVGAKRTINPNPVEILASDIDGRLIKTAIDNAEKAGVKEYIKFQKIPMQEFASRQKYGVIITNPPYGERLGEIEEVKRLHIDLGVMYSSLNEWSCFVITANRDFQKDFGKKADKNRKLYNGRLLCYYYQYIKEIPRKKKED from the coding sequence ATGACATATACTTTAATAGCCACTACAACCTTTGGGTTAGAAGCAGTTACAGCTAAAGAACTAAAGGCACTAGGGTACGAGGATTTAATAGTTGAAAATGGAAGAGTCATGTTTGAAGGAGATGAAATGGATATTGCTATATGCAATATTTGGTTAAGAACTGCAGAAAGACTTTTTATAAAAATGGCTGAATTTAATGCATTGTCTTTTGAGGAATTATTTCAAGGTACAAAAGCTGTTGAATGGGGTAATTTAATACCAGAAGAAGGGAAAATGCATATTGTAGGTAAATCTGTAAAATCACAACTACATAGTGTTCCAGATTGTCAAAGTATAGTAAAAAAGGCAGTAGTAGAATCTATGAAGAAAAAATATGATAAAGAATGGTTTACAGAAGAGGGACCTGTCTATAAGATCGAGGTTTCAGTTTTAAGAGATGTTGTAACTTTATCAATAGATACTTCAGGTGTGGGATTACATAAGAGAGGGTATAGAGAATATGCTGGTGAGGCACCACTCAAGGAGACATTAGCTGCTGCACTTGTTTTAATAAGCAAATGGGATAGTACGAGAGTACTCGCTGATCCACTTTGTGGTTCAGGAACCATCGCAATAGAAGCGGCGCTTATAGCAAAAAATATGGCACCAGGGGTAAATAGAGAATTTGTATCTGAGACTTGGCCAAGTATGGATAAGGACGTTTGGGAGCAAGTACGCGTAGGTGCAAAACGAACTATAAATCCTAATCCAGTTGAAATACTAGCGTCAGATATAGATGGAAGATTAATTAAGACAGCAATAGATAATGCAGAAAAAGCTGGTGTTAAGGAATATATAAAATTTCAGAAAATACCAATGCAAGAGTTTGCTTCAAGGCAAAAGTATGGAGTTATAATAACAAATCCACCATACGGAGAAAGATTGGGCGAGATTGAGGAAGTAAAGAGACTTCATATTGATCTTGGTGTTATGTATTCAAGCTTAAATGAATGGTCTTGTTTTGTTATAACAGCTAATCGTGATTTTCAAAAAGATTTTGGAAAGAAAGCAGATAAAAATAGAAAATTATATAATGGAAGATTGTTATGTTACTATTACCAATATATAAAAGAAATACCTAGGAAAAAGAAGGAAGACTAG
- the pyrR gene encoding bifunctional pyr operon transcriptional regulator/uracil phosphoribosyltransferase PyrR, whose amino-acid sequence MEFKSVLLDEKAINRTLTRVAHEITEKNKGTENIILVGIKRRGVPIAQRIAFLIEQFEGVKVPVSSVDITLYRDDLTTLDDQPVLNNVNLGIDVRGKKVILVDDVLYTGRTARAAIDAIIDNGRPQMIQLAVLVDRGHRELPIRADYVGKNIPTSSKEMISVELLETDENDSVSIYEL is encoded by the coding sequence ATGGAATTTAAGTCAGTGTTATTAGATGAAAAAGCTATAAATCGAACATTAACAAGAGTTGCACATGAGATTACTGAAAAAAACAAGGGTACAGAAAACATTATACTAGTGGGAATAAAGAGGCGTGGAGTACCAATTGCACAAAGAATTGCTTTTTTAATAGAACAGTTTGAGGGAGTTAAAGTTCCAGTAAGTTCTGTTGACATTACATTATATAGAGATGATCTTACCACTTTAGATGACCAGCCAGTATTAAATAATGTGAATTTGGGCATAGATGTAAGAGGTAAGAAAGTAATTTTAGTAGACGATGTACTTTATACTGGAAGGACTGCTAGAGCTGCAATAGATGCCATAATAGATAATGGTAGACCTCAAATGATACAATTAGCTGTTTTAGTAGACCGAGGGCATAGGGAACTGCCTATAAGAGCAGATTATGTAGGTAAAAACATACCTACTTCGAGTAAAGAGATGATTTCCGTTGAACTTTTAGAAACTGATGAAAATGATTCAGTGAGTATATACGAACTGTAG
- the uraA gene encoding uracil permease, with translation MKNFIDVDEKLPILKTLPLSFQHLFAMVGATILVPMLTGLSPSIALFCSGVGTLLYILCTKARLPAYVGSSFAFIGPMSVATKAYGQSSMLSGIIAAGLVYVIVALIIKLVGIKWLDRMLPPVVVASVVIVIGLSLASGAINWSGLNSTFTDPGLKGVARATWIFISMTTLGVAIVGTMYFKGFFGVVPILIAMVVGYILSILFGVIPHEVLKEISTAKFIRLPSFVLPTFNINAIMLMAPIAFVTLAEHIGHVYVTSNVCGRDFTKDPGLHRSILGDGIATMFAGFVGGPPNTTYGENIGVMAITKVYSVWVIGGAAIIAIVLSFIGPVSVVIGNIPLPVIGGVSVMLFGIIASSGFRIFVEDKVDFSKKRNLIISSVIIVLGVGGGGINFHFAGAEVQIAGVALATLVGIVLNLVLPQTSKSGEN, from the coding sequence ATGAAAAATTTTATAGATGTTGATGAAAAATTACCCATTTTAAAGACTCTCCCATTAAGTTTCCAGCACTTATTTGCTATGGTGGGGGCAACGATACTTGTACCAATGCTTACAGGTCTTAGTCCCTCAATTGCGCTATTTTGTAGTGGTGTGGGAACGCTATTATATATATTATGTACAAAAGCTAGGCTTCCGGCATATGTAGGTTCATCATTTGCTTTTATAGGACCTATGAGTGTCGCTACAAAGGCATATGGGCAAAGTTCAATGCTATCTGGAATTATTGCTGCAGGGCTTGTATATGTAATTGTAGCTTTAATTATTAAACTTGTAGGCATTAAATGGTTAGATAGAATGTTACCACCAGTTGTTGTAGCTTCTGTTGTAATTGTAATAGGCCTAAGCCTGGCAAGTGGTGCAATAAATTGGTCTGGTTTAAATTCAACATTTACAGATCCTGGACTTAAAGGCGTAGCTAGAGCCACATGGATATTTATATCAATGACAACTTTAGGTGTAGCAATAGTTGGTACTATGTATTTCAAGGGCTTTTTCGGAGTAGTACCTATTTTAATTGCAATGGTAGTTGGATATATATTGTCAATATTGTTTGGGGTAATTCCCCATGAAGTTCTAAAGGAGATATCAACAGCAAAATTTATTAGACTGCCAAGTTTTGTTTTGCCGACATTTAACATAAATGCCATTATGCTTATGGCTCCAATAGCTTTCGTAACACTTGCTGAACACATTGGACATGTGTATGTTACAAGTAATGTTTGCGGTCGAGATTTCACAAAAGATCCAGGACTTCATAGATCAATACTTGGAGATGGTATTGCTACAATGTTTGCAGGCTTTGTTGGAGGCCCTCCTAATACGACTTACGGTGAGAACATAGGAGTTATGGCAATCACAAAGGTTTATAGTGTTTGGGTAATTGGTGGAGCTGCAATTATTGCAATTGTATTATCATTTATAGGACCTGTGTCAGTAGTTATAGGAAATATCCCATTACCTGTAATTGGTGGAGTAAGTGTAATGTTATTTGGAATAATTGCATCATCTGGTTTTAGAATTTTTGTTGAGGATAAAGTTGACTTTAGTAAAAAGAGAAATCTTATTATCTCTTCAGTGATAATAGTTTTAGGAGTAGGCGGAGGTGGCATTAATTTCCACTTTGCAGGTGCCGAGGTGCAAATTGCAGGGGTTGCACTTGCAACTTTAGTGGGTATAGTATTAAATTTAGTTTTACCTCAAACAAGCAAGTCAGGGGAGAATTAA
- a CDS encoding GspE/PulE family protein, protein MKKNLLQILLDKKLINTRQYNEVKQVSILNRCSEEQIIMNDEKIDLKEVISVMEINFGISYIDLDSACIKDEVFNLISKEVATRYNLIPFYDNNNEVYVAFSNPFEITVIDELRFITNKKIKVFFDLTSHIAEAIENCYAKQIVDVAVEEMKKEYNLESKQNNEDKSSTFGAENAPVIRITNSLLKRAINAEASDIHLEPFKDFALIRMRVDGILNEINKVPKNVYKSLCTRLKIMANMDIATKLTPLDGKMTENIDGIDYDFRVSSLPTMYGEKLVIRVLYKVERFINLDSLGFSKEKVLLLKNVLKLSHGMIIVAGPTGSGKSTTLYALLNEINSKTKNIVTIEDPIEYNMPGINQVNVNNKAGLTFSIGLRSILRQDTYIVC, encoded by the coding sequence ATGAAAAAAAATTTGCTTCAAATATTATTAGACAAAAAACTTATTAACACAAGGCAATACAATGAAGTAAAGCAAGTTTCAATTTTAAATAGGTGCAGCGAAGAGCAAATTATTATGAATGACGAAAAAATAGATCTAAAGGAAGTTATTTCTGTAATGGAGATTAATTTTGGAATATCGTATATCGATTTAGATTCTGCATGTATAAAGGATGAAGTCTTTAACTTAATATCAAAGGAGGTCGCTACTAGGTACAATTTAATACCCTTTTATGATAATAACAATGAGGTATATGTTGCCTTTTCAAATCCATTCGAGATAACAGTTATTGATGAACTAAGATTTATAACAAATAAAAAGATTAAGGTCTTTTTCGATCTGACTAGTCATATCGCAGAGGCTATTGAGAACTGTTATGCAAAACAAATTGTAGATGTTGCAGTTGAAGAAATGAAAAAAGAATATAATTTAGAAAGCAAACAGAATAATGAAGATAAGTCTTCTACATTTGGGGCTGAGAACGCGCCGGTTATAAGGATAACGAATTCTTTGTTAAAGAGGGCCATAAATGCAGAAGCTAGTGATATTCATCTAGAGCCTTTTAAGGATTTCGCTTTAATTCGCATGAGAGTAGATGGTATCTTAAATGAAATAAATAAAGTCCCTAAAAATGTATATAAATCCTTATGCACAAGATTAAAGATAATGGCCAACATGGATATAGCTACAAAATTAACTCCGCTAGATGGGAAGATGACAGAAAATATAGACGGTATAGATTATGACTTTAGGGTATCTTCATTGCCTACAATGTATGGCGAGAAGTTAGTTATAAGGGTTTTATACAAAGTAGAAAGATTTATTAATTTGGACTCATTAGGTTTTAGTAAGGAGAAGGTTCTTCTTTTAAAAAATGTATTAAAACTTTCTCATGGAATGATAATAGTAGCAGGACCTACAGGAAGTGGAAAATCAACAACATTATATGCACTACTAAATGAAATTAATAGTAAAACTAAGAATATAGTTACAATAGAGGATCCAATAGAATATAATATGCCTGGAATTAATCAAGTAAACGTAAACAACAAGGCAGGCCTAACTTTTTCAATAGGGCTTAGGAGCATTTTAAGGCAGGATACTTATATAGTTTGTTAA
- a CDS encoding cysteine hydrolase family protein, whose translation MEKIALLVIDFQNALVLAKPFAVEEVITNIKKLVITCREGNVEVIYIQHNDKVGDELEPNSEGWKIYGEVSPNINEKVITKNYNSAFKETILKKYLDDKGVKQLIITGMQTEYCFDATCKVAFEYGFKVIIPEKTNTTFDNGNILAKDLYEHYNYNIFNGRFAIVESMGNTMERLIK comes from the coding sequence ATGGAAAAAATAGCACTATTAGTTATAGATTTTCAAAATGCATTAGTATTAGCAAAACCTTTTGCAGTGGAAGAGGTTATAACTAATATAAAAAAATTAGTTATAACATGTAGAGAAGGCAACGTAGAGGTGATTTATATTCAACATAATGATAAAGTCGGGGATGAATTAGAGCCTAATTCAGAAGGATGGAAGATATACGGGGAAGTAAGTCCAAATATAAATGAAAAAGTAATAACTAAAAATTATAATTCTGCTTTTAAGGAGACCATTTTAAAAAAGTATTTAGATGATAAGGGAGTAAAACAATTAATTATTACAGGTATGCAGACGGAATATTGCTTCGATGCTACTTGTAAAGTTGCATTTGAATATGGGTTTAAGGTAATTATTCCAGAGAAAACAAATACAACATTTGATAATGGAAATATATTAGCAAAGGATTTATATGAGCATTATAACTACAATATATTTAATGGTAGATTTGCTATTGTAGAAAGCATGGGGAATACAATGGAGAGATTAATAAAGTAA
- a CDS encoding class I SAM-dependent methyltransferase, with product MEFNNRATKFQGMVRDQSNDELGLFEKYDEILFDVRSRIIKYKAVSVIDIGCGTGNLCGELSERMDITGIDQSMEMILFAENKYKKMKFKLGGFLDEPFRKNDVDIVVTTYAFHSLNDNEKKEAIKYMLGFLKNDGKIIIVDFMFADDNERKKCIKNLYSKGREDLSSVIENKHYTNIVELEKYIRVLGCIIHSEHIVNFTWIVEVENKGLF from the coding sequence TTGGAATTTAATAATAGGGCAACGAAATTTCAAGGAATGGTTAGAGATCAATCAAATGATGAATTAGGGTTATTTGAAAAGTATGATGAGATTTTATTTGACGTAAGAAGTAGGATAATTAAATATAAGGCTGTAAGTGTGATTGACATAGGCTGTGGAACAGGTAATCTATGCGGTGAATTAAGTGAAAGAATGGATATAACCGGAATTGACCAAAGCATGGAAATGATATTATTTGCTGAAAATAAATATAAGAAGATGAAATTTAAATTAGGGGGTTTTCTAGATGAGCCTTTTAGAAAAAACGATGTAGATATTGTTGTAACAACATATGCTTTCCATAGCCTAAATGATAATGAAAAGAAAGAAGCAATTAAGTACATGTTAGGATTTTTAAAAAATGATGGTAAAATTATTATTGTTGATTTTATGTTTGCCGATGATAATGAAAGAAAAAAATGCATAAAGAACCTATATAGTAAAGGTAGAGAAGATTTATCGAGTGTAATTGAAAATAAACACTATACTAATATAGTAGAATTAGAAAAATATATTAGAGTTTTAGGTTGCATAATTCATAGTGAGCATATCGTGAATTTTACATGGATAGTTGAAGTTGAAAATAAGGGTTTATTTTAA